One region of Thunnus thynnus chromosome 14, fThuThy2.1, whole genome shotgun sequence genomic DNA includes:
- the LOC137196785 gene encoding uncharacterized protein isoform X5: MSESIVRKVQPFTIGTRLSVPAVPKCQDFAQSYLQSQSLDNCTLQHNLNSLYLSRSQVCAHGPCLVSPIAKQVAPVKRNQEDMAAEDHLNQNVASPSAVSRSIKKITISGSKERSESKVSVGPAQLSITGSTSENNNNNNNITSTSDPLLPRIVGVSCENKPNSQFKVLLRKDSSDDYQTMQGQTRTKLNGEKSQQISVPESQKKEAQRKESHLHTQNEGSAAVTSQSDCFTQRNSLFNKEVLQAEAWIKGKLQDLKDGCNIQRCPLQDWEEASQTLQRDLKDFENTLIQLNQMGEQLICKLNPTSDLVKKQLSQLRDQWQTLKQTAANQTRALGGAKNLQEFNKKVDKLEAWIKEKQEEEQALVNVLGENVDKMQLTRRILDLKQDEQLYRNLHEEINHLALKLEKQGKTDGKNISSKRKHINKMWLKVQSHLKNYHENLQLALEVSSFYQQADNTLFAINNMKKSISASKELDSFGDREIRDIASQIMMLDVSVSQLSNLHPALAAGVTQKQSEVKDCWALLQKVFRSDRTTLSPTGSTFTREEADPLTPAREPQGNVGMETQRIMGKEVKEEQNRLKGCVSTLECGSGRRTASCQSQEQQSVNHTSSPMGDGPACANDVIVRHQLKGESRKLRVEPKLAAAPRGHPQLHVQLQKFTVSADKTLSWLKDNVSMATQVCSIASVEGLESARRCQHALEQEILTNRARIEVVKREGRGLVRAQHPGSAKIEEFLSQLEVLWEELRRRHQRNAVFLQASEELGFRVVKVLQALGSLEAWLESVELSMKESSLAGDPETMSMAERESCLLEKEVAARSLELSALRQEVDRLHGHSHPHTRGLPTRMEEVERKYHRVQSALTQQSSELQDTRMLTEFLERVELEESQELNGSQYSLGQPLHSEISSAPAMLGLQSSGGGEPLIESMGDPVEELREAVEMLNDTVRERGRSQSHDQAIQELLSKHARLAVRVEECLCCSKELSLDILEKETDMAVQCEPDRCGLEALQEKQDHLEIDYEVIREEVKEMEDQASRLEELCPERVHVLGAKIQATLQAWTELGTSVTENKSRLQEFVQLQDFFRSYLAMISWTEDTRSCIFSDIALHLGKDGQRPLAAELDMQIEQKFDEFDELAATGRNLLDKDHHLAQMVRERMEELRSMLGWILVHWRAQKQQWLHKKSRQEPSQDNIYSEATMCSPLTESLAPDLESYQSHQSPVITSDEDKPKAAGDSQFSVLPSTQAEQQDEKQSEDGYELMNSIGSRGAEASSSESPKPSVMVLKEPSSPSLGGTVNLIFSFGNTGDSQVQVLDPPARTDEVVEKTSEPVHRVSTYLHVKDNNLAVAPVYESITLPRQKSRSTASASPTFLPSSSSSPSSSASAPQTTNVSFHPLTRSGSNSIFSSLKRMGKKRKRKRDARRHTIQKIMGVEEQTDEPHYACETITYDTHTWPLKEGRRKKSSPKGGDGVDAMAYMKNPLLRDIDTDCAGEYSTIPYAVSEGPNQVRGHCRFLSLGSVLSFDLPKDMTLIPSIQDIITIAPPESKKGAVTDPDPHSQRHTALSSFKQTRPPPAVTHNSAETSFSETQTSTVVAKDLPDIDSSFQLSPPSLEEDEDQTVPCNDLSKTQFSLHEDTEQEWDKMSTEVKTCTAVRDVTSQPSQLPIYVNQAPASTTAAHKHECPSVHTLIRDLNGHQYHKCARPQSVREDSGQCLSQASHMVVNLKSTVSVRQDSVDSGISSSSSIKLCSDAPCPDNSQPKGVVGKLLSLEVGGIDCTKLKENNVTSSGLSKDSEVLEPEPVHLDHQQFEEEEEELEDIWNQTTNYRQSICSDIMYQPNQEESISSDQSREPRSRTPSPKAPAVLYRNLVTASAPNLLVAEFRLPPHVQSLLGYDKEQSPKGHLPPLTVGDRRSWAAFPNREQASKSSVVVNETASDPVKLPDVGDNQRYIYQYREDEEEEVEGAKVGEEVDEHTGCSKDQSMSLLSVHMGLDGVCHQRQGSQSLEDMETQEESVATGGRCITLSGKPELQSMEGTLERKHKLQLGGKKAASRGWNSYHAVLYRHTLCFYQDRKDTLRSSACGLPLNLIGAECSSAPEYTKKPNCFRLRLRDGSEYLLNASSRFMMKKWMMKIQANTGLSQSVSSISSAPVDQDFPISLKPSLCSGCHSLAKCHCSSRHDVTSTFPRLKPPGAAQAKEIVVLTREYSHMPQSYLRRLDEQSIISSSHGGRCDDDDDGSSLMQTVTHRLSAGSRDNSSSSPLSPVSSSQDWLSNKRRSHSFTSATYQKIKPMLHTSGGRGLERGSNYCVTLVVGDKSTDSTSISRSSEPPLLAVAGWQQDTYQDAALRSYASLPRPRNKSVFKKFFGKKDL, encoded by the exons GTTTTACTCAGAAAAGACAGCAGTGATGATTATCAGACCATGCAGGGACAAACCAGGACGAAACTGAACGGAGAGAAATCCCAACAG ATTTCAGTGCCTGAGTCACAGAAGAAAGAGGCTCAGAGGAAAGAGAGTCAtctacacacacagaatgaGGGGTCTGCAGCTGTTACGTCCCAGAGTGACTGCTTCACTCAGCGCAACTCTCTCTTCAACAAGGAAGTACTTCAG GCAGAGGCATGGATCAAAGGCAAGCTTCAGGACCTGAAGGATGGCTGTAATATTCAGCGCTGCCCCCTGCAGGACTGGGAAGAAGCCTCGCAGACGCTTCAAAGAGACCTCAAAGACTTTGAGAACACCCTAATTCAACTCAACCAG ATGGGTGAGCAGTTGATCTGCAAGCTGAACCCCACTTCTGATCTCGTGAAGAAGCAGCTCAGCCAGCTCAGGGACCAATGGCAGACTCTGAAACAGACGGCTGCCAATCAGACGAGGGCCCTGGGTGGAGCCAAGAACCTGCAGGAGTTCAACAAAAAAGTGGACAAGCTGGAGGCATGGATTAAAGAGAAG CAGGAAGAGGAACAGGCTCTGGTAAATGTCCTCGGGGAAAATGTCGACAAAATGCAGCTGACCAGAAGAATTTTAGATCTGAAACAG GATGAGCAGCTATACAGAAACCTCCACGAGGAGATCAACCACTTGGCCCTAAAACTGGAGAAACAAGGGAAGACAGATGGCAAAAACATCTCCAGCAAGAggaaacacataaataaaat GTGGCTGAAGGTTCAGTCTCATCTGAAAAACTACCATGAAAATCTTCAGCTTGCACTGGAAGTGTCCTCATTCTACCAGCAGGCTGATAATACGTTGTTTGCTATTAATAACATG AAGAAAAGCATATCTGCCTCTAAAGAGCTGGACAGCTTTGGAGACAGGGAAATACGTGACATCGCCAGTCAAATCATG ATGCTAGATGTGAGCGTGTCCCAGCTGTCTAATCTGCATCCTGCCCTGGCTGCTGGCGTCACACAGAAGCAGAGCGAGGTGAAGGACTGCTGGGCCCTTCTTCAGAAGGTTTTCAG GAGTGACAGGACCACACTCTCTCCCACTGGCTCCACTTTCACCAGGGAAGAAGCTGACCCGCTGACACCGGCCCGAGAACCCCAGGGCAACGTGGGAATGGAGACACAAAGGATCATGGGAAAGGAGGTGAAGGAAGAGCAGAATCGTCTGAAAGGCTGTGTG agtaCCCTTGAATGTGGGAGTGGTAGGAGAACAGCGAGCTGCCAAAGCCAGGAGCAGCAATCAGTGAACCACACCTCTTCACCCATGGGAGACGGCCCGGCCTGTGCAAATGATGTCATCGTCAGACATCAATTGAAGGGGGAAAG CAGGAAGCTCAGAGTTGAGCCCAAGCTTGCTGCTGCCCCGCGAGGCCACCCACAGCTTCATGTACAGCTCCAGAAGTTCACCGTGTCTGCTGACAAG ACTCTGTCCTGGCTGAAAGACAACGTGTCCATGGCCACACAGGTGTGTTCAATAGCCAGTGTTGAGGGGCTGGAATCAGCCAGGAGGTGCCAACACGCTCTCGAACAAGAAATCCTCACCAACAGAGCCAGGATAGAGGTGGTCAAAAGG GAGGGCCGCGGGCTAGTCCGTGCACAGCACCCAGGCAGTGCCAAGATCGAGGAgttcctcagccagctggaggTCCTGTGGGAAGAACTGCGGAGGAGGCACCAGAGGAatgctgtgtttctgcaggCCTCAGAGGAGCTGGGTTTTAGG GTTGTTAAAGTGCTCCAGGCCCTGGGCAGCCTGGAGGCCTGGCTGGAGTCCGTGGAGCTTTCCATGAAGGAGTCTTCACTAGCTGGTGACCCCGAAACAATGAGCATGGCTGAGAGGGAAAGCTGTTTGTTGGAGAAAGAGGTGGCAGCACGCAGCCTGGAGCTCAGTGCTCTCAGGCAGGAGGTGGACCGCCTCCATGGCCACAGTCACCCACACACACGAGGCTTGCCAACACGTATGGAGGAGGTAGAAAGAAA GTACCACCGTGTCCAAAGTGCCCTGACCCAGCAGAGCTCGGAGCTGCAGGACACCCGAATGCTGACGGAGTTCCTGGAGCGCgtggagctggaggagagcCAGGAGCTCAACGGTAGCCAGTACAGCCTGGGCCAG CCACTCCACAGTGAGATTTCCTCAGCTCCTGCCATGCTTGGACTCCAAAGCAGTGGCGGTGGGGAGCCCCTGATAGAAAGCATGGGCGACCCTGTGGAGGAACTACGAGAGGCTGTGGAGATGCTGAATGACACTGTGAGGGAAAGAGGCCGGTCGCAGAGTCACGACCAGGCCATCCAGGAGCTGCTGAGCAAG CATGCCAGGCTGGCTGTGCGAGTGGAGGAGTGCCTGTGCTGCAGCAAGGAGCTCAGCCTGGACATCCtagagaaggagacagacatGGCTGTCCAGTGTGAGCCAGACCGCTGCGGCCTAGAGGCTCTGCAGGAGAAGCAGGACCACCTGGAG ATTGACTATGAAGTCATCagagaggaggtgaaggagatgGAGGACCAGGCTTCTCGTCTGGAGGAGCTGTGCCCAGAGAGAGTGCATGTACTCGGGGCCAAGATCCAGGCAACGCTGCAGGCATGGACAGAGCTGGGAACGAGTGTGACGGAGAACAAATCACGTCTGCAAGAGTTTGTGCAGCTCCAGGACTTCTTCAGGAGCTACCTCGCGATGAT CTCATGGACAGAAGACACCAGGTCATGCATTTTCTCAGATATCGCCTTGCATCTCGGGAAAGACGGCCAGAGGCCGTTGGCTGCAGAGCTGGATATGCAGATTGAGCAAAAGTTTGACGAGTTTGACGAGCTGGCAGCCACAGGGAGAAACCTTTTAGACAAAGATCACCACCTCGCTCAGATG GTAAGAGAGCGCATGGAGGAACTTCGGAGTATGCTTGGGTGGATTTTGGTGCACTGGAGAGCTCAGAAACAACAGTGGCTTCACAAGAAGAGTAGACAGGAGCCTTCACAAGATAACATTTACTCTGAGGCCACAATGTGTTCCCCATTAACAGAG AGTTTAGCTCCTGACCTAGAGTCCTACCAGTCCCATCAGTCCCCAGTCATCACATCAGATGAAGACAAACCAAAGGCAGCAGGAGACAGCCAGTTCTCAGTCCTGCCATCCACACAAGCTGAGCAGCAGGATGAGAAGCAGTCCGAGGATGGGTACGAACTCATGAACAGCATCGGATCACGGGGTGCTGAGGCCTCCTCCTCAGAGTCTCCCAAACCCTCCGTCATGGTCCTCAAAGAGCCCAGCAGTCCCTCTTTAGGGGGCACGGTTAACCTCATCTTCAGCTTTGGTAACACAGGGGACAGCCAAGTTCAGGTGCTTGACCCACCTGCTAGGACAGATGAGGTAGTGGAGAAGACCTCTGAGCCTGTCCACAGG GTAAGTACCTACTTGCATGTCAAGGATAACAACTTGGCTGTGGCCCCTGTGTATGAGAGTATCACTCTGCCCCGCCAAAAGAGTCGCTCTACAGCCTCAGCCTCCCCTACTTTCTtgccatcctcttcctcctcgccATCATCCTCAGCGTCTGCACCTCAGACAACCAACGTGTCCTTCCACCCTTTAACAAGGAGCGGCAGCAACTCCATCTTCAGCAGCCTCAAGAGAATGggcaagaagaggaagaggaagagagatgcTCGCAGACACACTATCCAGAAAATCATGGGGGTGGAGGAGCAAACAGATGAACCTCATTATGCCTGTGAGACGATCACATATGACACGCATACGTGGCCGCTGAAAGAAGGTAGGAGGAAGAAGAGTTCACCAAAGGGTGGGGATGGAGTAGATGCCATGGCCTACATGAAGAATCCCCTGCTGAGGGACATTGATACAGACTGTGCAGGAGAGTACAGCACTATTCCATATGCTGTTTCAGAGGGGCCAAACCAAGTGAGAGGCCACTGCAGATTCCTCTCTTTAGGCTCTGTGCTTAGCTTCGACCTACCCAAGGACATGACCCTCATCCCCAGCATTCAGGATATCATTACTATCGCCCCCCCAGAGTCCAAGAAAGGAGCAGTGACTGATCCAGACCCACATTCCCAGAGACACACAGCCCTAAGCTCTTTCAAACAGACTCGACCCCCTCCTGCCGTCACACACAATTCAGCAGAAACCAGCTTTTCTGAAACACAGACTTCAACAGTTGTAGCAAAAGATTTGCCAGATATAGACAGCAGTTTCCAACTATCTCCCCCTTCCCTGGAAGAAGATGAGGATCAGACTGTACCATGTAATGACCTATCTAAGACCCAGTTCAGCCTGCACGAGGATACAGAGCAGGAGTGGGACAAAATGTCAACGGAGGTCAAAACCTGTACAGCTGTAAGGGATGTGACCAGCCAGCCTTCCCAGCTCCCTATTTATGTCAACCAAGCCCCCGCTTCTACTACAGCTGCACATAAACATGAGTGTCCCAGTGTCCATACGCTCATTCGAGACTTAAATGGACATCAGTACCATAAATGTGCGAGACCCCAGAGTGTGCGTGAGGACAGTGGACAGTGCCTGAGCCAAGCTTCTCACATGGTGGTGAATCTGAAGTCAACAGTGAGTGTTCGTCAGGACTCAGTGGACTCTGGCAtctccagctccagcagcaTCAAGCTTTGCTCCGATGCACCATGTCCAGATAACTCCCAGCCAAAGGGAGTGGTGGGGAAGCTCCTGTCCCTTGAGGTGGGAGGTATAGACTGCACTAAACTGAAAGAGAACAATGTAACATCCTCGGGATTATCAAAGGACTCAGAGGTGCTAGAACCAGAGCCTGTCCACCTTGACCATCAACAGtttgaggaggaagaagaagaactggAGGACATCTGGAACCAAACTACTAACTATAGGCAAAGTATCTGCTCAGATATCATGTACCAGCCCAACCAGGAGGAGTCCATATCCTCAGATCAATCCAGAGAGCCCCGTTCCCGCACACCTTCTCCTAAAGCCCCAGCTGTGCTCTACAGGAACCTGGTCACAGCCTCAGCACCAAACCTCCTCGTGGCCGAGTTCAGACTGCCACCCCACGTCCAGAGCTTGCTGGGTTACGACAAGGAGCAGAGTCCCAAAGGTCACCTCCCTCCGCTGACTGTAGGAGACAGGAGGTCCTGGGCGGCATTTCCTAACAGGGAACAAGCCAGCAAGAGCTCAGTGGTAGTGAATGAGACGGCATCCGATCCAGTGAAGCTACCGGATGTAGGAGACAATCAGAGATACATTTACCAAtacagagaggatgaggaggaggaggtggagggggcaaaggtgggggaggaggtggaCGAGCACACAGGTTGTTCAAAG GACCAGTCAATGAGTCTACTGTCGGTACACATGGGTTTGGATGGAGTCTGTCATCAAAGACAAGGCTCTCAGAGCCTGGAGGACATGGAGACGCAGGAAGAATCAGTGGCCACAGGAGGGCGCTGTATCACTCTG AGTGGAAAGCCTGAGCTGCAGTCTATGGAGGGAACGCTTGAGAGGAAGCACAAGCTGCAGCTGGGAggaaagaaa GCGGCCTCCAGAGGCTGGAACTCCTACCATGCTGTCCTGTATAGACACACCTTGTGCTTCTACCAGGATAGAAAGGATACACTGAGG AGTTCGGCATGTGGCCTGCCTCTGAACCTTATTGGAGCTGAGTGTTCGTCTGCACCAGAGTACACTAAAAAACCCAACTGCTTTCGTCTGCG GCTGCGTGATGGTTCTGAATATCTTCTTAATGCCTCCTCACGCTTTATGATGAAGAAATGGATGATGAAAATACAAGCAAACACAg GTCTGAGTCAGTCTGTTTCTTCAATATCAAGTGCCCCTGTTGATCAAGACTTTCCCATTTCCTT AAAGCCCTCCCTCTGCTCTGGGTGTCATAGTCTGGCCAAATGCCACTGCTCCTCCCGACATGATGTCACCTCCACGTTTCCCAGGCTCAAACCACCAGGCGCCGCCCAAGCCAAAGAGATTGTTGTCCTCACCAGAGAGTACAGTCACATGCCGCAGAGTTACTTAAGGAGATTGGATGAGCAGTCGATCATCTCATCTTCACATGGAGGCCGCTGCG atgatgatgatgatggcagcAGTTTGATGCAGACAGTGACTCACAGACTGTCAGCAGGATCCAGAGACAACAGCTcatcctcccctctctcccccgTATCCAGCAGTCAGGACTGGCTCAGCAACAAGCGTCGCTCTCACTCCTTTACATCAG CAACTTATCAGAAGATCAAGCCTATGTTGCACACCTCTGGAGGCAGGGGCCTGGAAAGAGGCTCTAACTACTGTGTGACTCTGGTAGTCGGAGACAAGTCAACAGACAGCACGTCCATAAGCAGAAGCTCTGAGCCTCCGCTGCTGGCCGTAGCTGGATGGCAGCAGGACACCTACCAGGACGCCGCTCTGAGGAGCTACGCCAGCCTGCCGCGGCCACGCaacaagtctgtctttaaaaagTTCTTTGGGAAAAAAGACCTTTGA